In Desulfosalsimonas propionicica, one DNA window encodes the following:
- a CDS encoding ACP S-malonyltransferase → MSSNTKTAVVFPGQGSQRPGMGRDFYDNVSASRLAYEEASDVLGWDVGAMCFGENEKMNLTEYAQPCILATEIAMLRGLQELYGFRPDYFGGHSLGEYTALVAAGAMPFSDALKTVETRGHLMQEATPPGIGAMAAVIAKNIDIEKLRRMLEDLPVDVANINSTDQVVISGHAGSMDKAKERISGAMENPEDMRFVPLNVSAPFHSRFMNAMKEAFRDVLAAISVRINFKNAARVTSNYTGLFHAATSDRVIEALVAQLSGSVKWRDNMQALAAKSRQIYEIGPNRPLKNFFRSLDIQCKSITSLSAAKREFSA, encoded by the coding sequence ATGAGCAGCAATACGAAAACAGCAGTGGTCTTTCCGGGGCAGGGCAGCCAGAGGCCGGGCATGGGCAGGGATTTTTATGACAACGTGTCTGCCAGTCGCCTGGCTTACGAGGAAGCATCTGACGTGTTGGGTTGGGACGTGGGCGCCATGTGCTTTGGGGAAAATGAAAAAATGAATCTCACCGAGTACGCGCAGCCCTGTATCCTGGCAACCGAAATCGCGATGCTACGGGGCCTGCAGGAACTATATGGCTTTCGTCCGGATTATTTCGGCGGCCACAGCCTGGGGGAATACACGGCCTTGGTGGCCGCCGGCGCCATGCCTTTTTCAGACGCCTTAAAAACCGTGGAAACCCGCGGCCACCTGATGCAGGAGGCCACGCCCCCCGGCATCGGCGCCATGGCAGCAGTGATCGCCAAAAACATTGATATTGAAAAACTGCGCAGAATGCTCGAAGATCTGCCCGTGGATGTGGCCAATATCAACTCCACCGACCAGGTGGTGATCAGCGGTCATGCCGGCAGCATGGACAAGGCAAAAGAGCGTATCAGCGGGGCAATGGAAAATCCGGAGGATATGCGCTTTGTGCCCTTAAATGTCAGCGCGCCCTTCCACAGCCGCTTCATGAACGCCATGAAGGAGGCCTTCCGGGATGTGCTGGCCGCCATTTCCGTAAGGATCAATTTTAAAAACGCCGCCCGGGTGACTTCCAATTATACGGGCCTGTTCCATGCCGCCACTTCCGACAGGGTCATTGAGGCATTGGTGGCCCAGTTGAGTGGTTCGGTGAAATGGCGCGACAACATGCAGGCCCTGGCGGCCAAATCCCGGCAGATTTACGAGATCGGGCCGAACCGTCCCCTGAAGAATTTTTTTCGCAGTCTGGATATCCAGTGCAAGTCCATTACCAGTCTTTCGGCAGCAAAAAGGGAATTTAGTGCATGA